Proteins from one Cryptomeria japonica chromosome 4, Sugi_1.0, whole genome shotgun sequence genomic window:
- the LOC131077338 gene encoding uncharacterized protein LOC131077338 isoform X5 has translation MDRGRDSRRGGGGSGAGAVSGHVASRRRPRSGFKDSSAVCEEEEGLNESHDSTRLRERSSSAINNSNNHKKERSSLSSSKNKRRRPGLPERFHGGGRDRDRDRDNEEVDESSEESPVEEEEEDDDEPPHRPLPNPRRTTKFKSQWKVSEETIGVGLDSVPRKARSASVKRPHDSSSSAVLLTSVGVGVSDGSVHRRQKSPSPAGPSVVPASPSSSNASVKPGKRMKPIGTKPRPSKMVKMSSSISEREVEVAEVLFGLTRQFHNHHPAGETYAYSNANASKPDAKDSSNDGSVPPIYKVSSPLPSSSVVSSPISTSISPPPSSAALTLPHHSTSAPTPPTAPKKKRPRPAKPEEASSASVMRPPVSVSAALTTPSIASGARNDIESGYQHVKMETSSVNSEPDAFLPVINPKGITSVATTTCSSSISTTANQVSTPLAPSNQTDGFIASEKTAATKYADLKSITTEKTSEAKIPDLRTPTENIADGHSTDLKVIPNDKQGGANSADAKFVTNENTVEPKAVESHSDEKSQFDASEDFKKSMTDVSEDQPDQIVKKELDVPDSDLSSCPDKKMGIVNNRLTQTPKAESIVEEKFKIDLMAPPEKSSFDTDDDSLPVAVSHVTAEVPEGTGVTVISEIMAVAVKEERQSNKWEEELKVEKTENKYDTRDEGGEKLLQKKPVIEQRGIDLQLDGENLDNVSNKLLPQKQSRTLINEPKIEKEEKSVSEGVMGSNVCASSSVVTSMPISMTVPGWPPLGYFAPAAANWAGASSLPGVLPIEGTNSTPAIQPPYILQKSRPSWKRCATHSYIAHFIECQLRMSRHSFWPPANFFASRQYNLNAPLPPSSEFINLGSSVSGTVSAASAGNNASVSRGLESVQDKSIGLTALSSKEKTSNYVDARRKQTSHQQATQQISSTSMQSGAVGGNSSTAGSIGNVGSLVKNSSTAVEAVPSAGAGPANSNLAGMSADAQYVTMLQNGYSFAIPHFGSPYGGASSHIGQQQAQFFNAPSYTTQLLHPPQSQPQPQSQRQGPQNPSTSSGSSSSQQHKQQFQGSRNFSSSQKQQQQGTPSPSPSNSQQQHHMPMTQARHIDREANNEGDSPSTADSRLPVSQKTFYSPASPTSSNYSATPTSLLAQGLPIQTQDLALFPPSGGKHNGKQQQPQFQYQVASGYNLQQLGNDPTFQMKFNLSPSQVQAFAMNQTSNILCVPPMAQGHAMITDPARHQIQVQAQQHAVQPGGTQPQHSGQMQRTQTISTGDGRNSIDSMSNASGRGRDDERKSTMKGGMGHSLHFSRFETENSANIHGSPTDGSLPAALVTNNIDSMSRTLNAIPSAGNGSRNSRPTSSSSQGSPHLPSTQQLNPNTKQTASRVKTMPSPNVLPSVTSAQITMPSYGGDRTPPNSNLSKFPASMSYQGQNMKQGQQSPQWKMSSRTPMPPTMAGVGASAQAIHAAEMKSSPQQGRNQHSNTNTGGSAVCSPQASFVTSSKNSGQAPMNSKNNCTPIVAPKLSSSTAPVVGSIPMSSSSPVSKSVGSPASRSPTGSKGPVSQQKPAVSTSNKKSSPVGSRNMPSVLGPSNVSQSSSGKSGQQQYQQQSMPAMASGQSVNLKNQQYLNQPHCNQQPLIFQHTQYLSQQAVQQSQHSAQTAHQVTGFHQKQQLPGSNSPQPAFNTAHLRQQVGQQQQMQLASSASSTPSMFPLGTLTLGGTSGGSSKANPSVSLGGNSKGNMMLHAQCSGQQQLGNTRAMLASSYMQAMSSKSSDQRVVADVLSQEPINGNRMLQNSANLCSSAGQNRSPFNTSPQAASIHVPPGSLKKSGGSAVENLNSGGLSLSMAPSSSVRTNPGPTGSGSVGQNSAGMHSNQMPPMSIHQPPVPLAGGPATSASPGLHGQTAASVVQP, from the exons ATGGATAGAGGTAGAGATAGTAGGAGGGGAGGAGGAGGAAGTGGTGCAGGGGCGGTATCTGGTCATGTGGCGTCACGTAGGAGGCCTAGAAGCGGGTTCAAGGATTCATCAG CGGTCTGTGAGGAGGAGGAAGGATTGAACGAGTCTCATGATTCTACAAGGTTGCGGGAAAGATCTAGCAGTGCTATCAATAACAGTAATAATCACAAGAAGGAGCGAAGTAGTTTGTCTTCAAGCAAAAACAAGAGAAGGCGGCCTGGATTGCCTGAGCGCTTCCATGGCGGCGGTAGAGatagggatagagatagagataatgaGGAAGTAGATGAAAGTAGTGAAGAAAGTCCAgtggaagaggaagaggaggacgATGATGAGCCTCCTCATCGCCCTCTCCCTAATCCCAGAAGGACAACAAAGTTTAAGTCGCAATGGAAG gtttccgaagaAACGATTGGTGTCGGTCTTGATTCGGTCCCTCGGAAAGCTCGGTCAG CATCTGTGAAGAGGCCACATGATTCATCATCATCGGCAGTATTGTTAACATCAGTAGGAGTAGGAGTCTCAGATGGTAGTGTACATCGTCGCCAGAAGTCTCCGTCTCCTGCTGGGCCAAGTGTAGTTCCGGCCTCTCCTTCGTCTTCAAATGCATCAGTGAAGCCTGGGAAGAGAATG AAGCCAATTGGGACGAAGCCTCGGCCATCGAAAATGGTAAAG ATGTCCAGCTCAATATCTGAACGGGAAGTAGAAGTTGCGGAGGTGTTGTTTGGACTGACAAGGCAATTCCATAATCATCACCCAGCTGGAGAAACCTATGCATATTCAAATGCAAATGCATCCAAGCCTGATGCAAAGGATTCCTCAAACGATGGATCGGTTCCTCCCATTTACAAAGTCTCTTCCCCATTACCCTCTTCTTCAGTTGTTTCTTCACCCATTTCTACTTCTAtttctcctcctccatcatctgCAGCATTGACATTACCACATCATTCCACCTCAGCTCCAACACCCCCGACGG CTCCCAAGAAAAAACGGCCTCGACCGGCAAAGCCAGAAGAAGCAAGTTCTGCGAGTGTGATGAGACCTCCAGTATCTGTCTCAGCCGCTTTGACGACGCCAAGTATTGCTTCTGGGGCAAGGAATGATATTGAGTCCGGCTATCAACATGTCAAAATGGAAACTTCTTCTGTGAACTCGGAGCCTGACGCGTTTTTACCTGTGATTAACCCCAAGGGAATCACGTCTGTCGCTaccacaacttgttcatcttcaATTTCTACAACTGCCAATCAAGTTTCCACTCCACTGGCGCCTTCAAATCAGACTGATGGGTTTATTGCTAGCGAGAAGACAGCAGCCACTAAATATGCAGATTTGAAATCAATTACAACTGAAAAGACATCAGAAGCTAAAATTCCAGATCTTAGAACGCCAACCGAGAATATAGCAGATGGTCATAGTACCGATTTGAAGGTAATTCCAAATGACAAGCAAGGAGGAGCTAACAGTGCAGATGCTAAGTTTGTGACAAACGAGAATACTGTAGAACCTAAAGCAGTAGAAAGTCACTCAGATGAAAAGAGTCAATTTGATGCATCCGAAGATTTTAAAAAGTCAATGACTGATGTCTCTGAAGATCAACCTGATCAAATTGTGAAGAAAGAACTTGATGTGCCCGATTCTGATTTGTCCTCTTGTCCAGATAAGAAAATGGGGATTGTAAATAA CAGGCTCACTCAGACTCCCAAAGCTGAAAGCATTGTTGAGGAAAAGTTCAAGATTGATCTCATG GCACCTCCCGAAAAGTCTTCTTTTGATACAGACGATGACAGCTTACCTGTTGCTGTCAGCCATGTTACTGCTGAAGTACCAGAAGGAACT GGAGTTACTGTTATCTCAGAAATCATGGCAGTCGCGGTAAAGGAAGAAAGGCAATCGAACAAGTGGGAAGAGGAGTTGAAGGTAGAAAAGACAGAAAATAAATATGACACGAGAGATGAGGGAGGAGAGAAACTCTTGCAGAAGAAGCCTGTTATAGAACAGAGAGGAATTGACTTGCAATTGGATGGAGAAAATTTGGACAACGTTTCAAATAAACTTTTACCACAGAAGCAAAGCAGAACACTGATAAATGAGCCAAAAATAGAAAAGGAAGAAAAATCTG TTTCAGAAGGTGTGATGGGATCAAATGTTTGTGCCTCTTCAAGTGTAGTTACTTCAATGCCTATATCCATGACAGTTCCAGGCTGGCCTCCTCTTGG ATATTTTGCACCGGCTGCTGCTAATTGGGCTGGTGCTTCATCACTTCCAGGAGTCTTGCCTATTGAAGGGACCAATTCAACTCCGGCAATACAG CCTCCCTATATTTTGCAGAAGTCTCGTCCATCGTGGAAGAGATGTGCTACTCATTCATACATAGCTCATTTTATTGAATGCCAATTACGGATGAGTCGCCATTCTTTCTGGCCTCCGGCCAATTTTTTTGCCTCTAGACAATACAATTTGAATGCACCTTTGCCACCTTCATCTGAGTTTATCAATTTGGGCAGTTCAGTCTCAGGAACTGTTTCTGCTGCAAGTGCTGGAAATAATGCATCAGTCAGCCGTGGCTTGGAGTCTGTGCAGGACAAAAGCATCGGATTGACTGCTTTGAGTTCTAAGGAAAAGACTTCCAACTATGTGGATGCTAGAAGGAAACAAACTTCACATCAGCAGGCAACCCAGCAGATAAGTTCCACTTCAATGCAG TCTGGAGCTGTAGGAGGAAACTCTAGCACTGCTGGAAGCATTGGTAATGTTGGCTCCTTAGTGAAGAACAGCAGCACGGCAGTAGAAGCTGTTCCAAGTGCTGGGGCTGGGCCAGCTAATAGCAACCTAGCAGGCATGAGTGCAGATGCCCAATATGTGACTATGCTACAAAATGGCTATTCCTTTGCTATTCCACATTTTGGGTCACCTTATGGTGGAGCGTCCAGTCACATTGGACAACAGCAAGCTCAGTTTTTCAACGCTCCTAGTTATACAACACAGTTATTGCATCCTCCTCAATCCCAACCTCAACCTCAGTCTCAGCGGCAGGGCCCACAAAATCCTAGTACATCCAGTGGGTCATCATCATCGCAGCAGCATAAACAACAATTTCAAGGTTCACGGAATTTTTCTTCATCACAAAAGCAGCAGCAGCAAGGAACACCATCACCCTCTCCATCAAATTCTCAGCAGCAACACCATATGCCTATGACACAAGCTCGTCATATTGACCGGGAGGCCAACAACGAGGGAGATAGTCCCTCAACTGCTGATAGCAGACTTCCAGTATCTCAAAAGACTTTTTATAGCCCAGCGTCACCAACCAGCTCAAATTACAGTGCCACCCCCACATCTTTACTTGCTCAAGGTCTGCCAATACAAACTCAAGATTTAGCTCTATTCCCTCCCTCGGGAGGAAAGCATAATGGCAAGCAGCAGCAACCACAATTTCAGTATCAGGTAGCTTCAGGATACAACTTACAGCAACTTGGAAATGACCCAACTTTTCAAATGAAATTCAATCTCAGTCCATCTCAGGTTCAGGCATTTGCAATGAACCAAACTTCTAATATTTTATGCGTTCCTCCTATGGCACAAGGCCATGCAATGATAACAGACCCTGCAAGGCACCAAATTCAAGTCCAGGCTCAACAACATGCAGTTCAACCTGGTGGTACACAACCACAGCATTCCGGGCAAATGCAGAGAACTCAAACAATTAGTACTGGTGATGGAAGAAATAGCATTGATTCAATGAGCAATGCTAGTGGTAGGGGGCGTGATGATGAACGGAAGTCAACCATGAAGGGTGGAATGGGTCATTCACTGCATTTTTCCAGGTTTGAGACTGAGAATTCCGCTAACATTCATGGATCCCCAACAGATGGCAGCCTTCCCGCTGCTCTTGTTACAAATAACATTGACAGCATGAGTAGAACACTGAATGCAATTCCTTCTGCTGGAAATGGAAGCCGAAACTCTCGTCCCACTAGCAGTTCTTCCCAAGGCAGTCCCCATCTGCCCTCTACTCAACAGTTGAACCCGAATACTAAGCAGACTGCAAGCCGTGTTAAAACCATGCCTAGCCCAAATGTACTACCATCAGTAACTTCAGCACAGATCACAATGCCTAGTTATGGAGGAGATCGAACTCCACCGAATTCCAATCTCAGCAAGTTTCCGGCATCTATGTCATATCAAGGCCAAAATATGAAGCAGGGGCAACAGTCTCCTCAGTGGAAGATGTCTTCAAGAACGCCCATGCCCCCAACTATGGCTGGTGTTGGTGCTTCAGCACAAGCTATTCATGCTGCAGAAATGAAAAGTTCCCCTCAGCAAGGAAGGAATCAGCATAGCAATACCAATACAGGGGGTAGTGCAGTTTGCTCACCTCAAGCTTCATTTGTTACAAGCTCAAAGAATTCTGGACAAGCACCAATGAATTCAAAGAATAATTGTACTCCTATAGTAGCTCCAAAGTTGTCCTCATCAACTGCTCCAGTAGTTGGATCAATTCCCATGTCTTCGTCCTCTCCGGTTTCAAAGTCTGTTGGGAGTCCTGCATCAAGGAGCCCAACTGGGAGCAAAGGACCCGTCTCACAACAGAAACCTGCTGTTTCCACCTCTAACAAAAAGTCCTCTCCTGTTGGAAGCAGAAATATGCCATCTGTTTTGGGGCCTTCAAATGTATCTCAAAGCTCATCAGGGAAATCTGGACAACAGCAATATCAGCAACAATCAATGCCTGCAATGGCATCTGGGCAGTCGGTTAATCTAAAGAACCAGCAGTATCTTAACCAACCTCATTGCAATCAGCAGCCGCTTATTTTTCAACATACTCAGTATCTGTCGCAACAGGCAGTACAGCAATCCCAGCATTCAGCTCAAACTGCTCATCAAGTGACAGGATTTCATCAAAAACAGCAATTGCCTGGATCAAATTCTCCACAACCAGCTTTCAACACTGCTCATCTGCGTCAACAAGTAGGTCAGCAGCAGCAAATGCAATTGGCTTCATCAGCCTCATCTACTCCCAGTATGTTTCCTCTAGGAACTTTGACATTGGGCGGTACCTCTGGTGGCTCTTCAAAAGCCAATCCCAGTGTATCTCTTGGAGGGAATAGTAAAGGAAATATGATGCTACATGCACAGTGTAGTGGTCAACAGCAGCTGGGGAATACGCGTGCAATGTTGGCTTCTTCATATATGCAGGCGATGTCATCAAAGTCTTCAGATCAAAGAGTTGTGGCAG ATGTCTTAAGTCAAGAACCAATCAATGGAAATCGAATGCTACAGAACTCAGCTAATTTATGTTCATCTGCTGGTCAGAACAGAAGTCCTTTCAATACATCTCCTCAGGCAGCTTCCATTCATGTGCCTCCAGGAAGCCTCAAAAAATCAGGAGGCAGTGCTGTAGAAAACTTGAACTCGGGTGGCCTCAGCCTGTCTATGGCACCATCCTCTAGCGTTCGAACTAATCCTGGACCAACAGGCAGTGGGAGTGTTGGGCAAAATTCAGCTGGTATGCATTCAAATCAAATGCCTCCGATGTCTATCCACCAGCCTCCAGTTCCCTTAGCTGGAGGACCTGCAACAAGTGCTTCCCCTGGATTACATGGGCAAACAGCAGCAAGTGTGGTGCAACCATGA